In Dasypus novemcinctus isolate mDasNov1 chromosome 10, mDasNov1.1.hap2, whole genome shotgun sequence, one DNA window encodes the following:
- the TMEM80 gene encoding transmembrane protein 80 isoform X3: protein MAVARRGRASSTMRSSVPLQMLFCFSGAYYALYFLATLLLIAYKSQVFSYPHAYLALDLMLLFVMGVLEAARLYLGCTQGPADVTWRCSCQGQRSLCVGRGLCQAARLPRHHWPARPSAPERGTEPTWSVLRQVRCLPAHGGPGRS, encoded by the exons ATGGCGGTCGCGCGGCGAG GGAGAGCCTCCTCCACGATG CGCTCCTCGGTGCCTCTGCAGATGCTCTTCTGCTTCAGCGGGGCGTATTACGCCCTGTACTTCCTGGCTACGCTGCTGCTGATCGCGTACAAAA GCCAGGTTTTCAGCTACCCGCATGCCTACCTGGCCCTCGACCTGATGCTGCTCTTCGTGATGGGCGTCCTGGAAGCAGCTCGGCTCTACCTCG GTTGCACACAGGGTCCTGCTGACGTGACCTGGAGATGCTCCTGCCAAGGACAGCGGTCGCTGTGTGTGGGCAGGGGCCTGTGCCAGGCAGCTCGTTTGCCCAGGCACCACTGGCCCGCGCGGCCGTCAGCACCGGAGAGGGGCACTGAGCCGACCTGGTCTGTGCTCAGGCAGGTGCGGTGCTTACCTGCACACGGGGGTCCTGGAAGGAGCTAG
- the TMEM80 gene encoding transmembrane protein 80 isoform X1 — translation MNRAERGASGEGPAAAGSAGLRAALNPRQRSSVPLQMLFCFSGAYYALYFLATLLLIAYKSQVFSYPHAYLALDLMLLFVMGVLEAARLYLGVKGNLVEAELPLAAGLLLTAASALLCVHFLFWQTLVLRVDVALGAALLVLHGLEATLQAVATAALVS, via the exons ATGAACCGGGCTGAACGGGGAGCCAGCGGGGAGGGGCCCGCAGCAGCAGGCTCGGCCGGCCTCCGAGCAGCCCTTAACCCGCGCCAGCGCTCCTCGGTGCCTCTGCAGATGCTCTTCTGCTTCAGCGGGGCGTATTACGCCCTGTACTTCCTGGCTACGCTGCTGCTGATCGCGTACAAAA GCCAGGTTTTCAGCTACCCGCATGCCTACCTGGCCCTCGACCTGATGCTGCTCTTCGTGATGGGCGTCCTGGAAGCAGCTCGGCTCTACCTCG GCGTGAAGGGCAACCTCGTGGAGGCGGAGCTGCCGCTGGCCGCTGGCCTGCTCCTGACGGCGGCCAGCGCCCTGCTCTGCGTCCACTTCCTGTTCTGGCAGACGCTGGTGCTGAGGGTGGACGTGGCCCTGGGCGCCGCGCTCCTGGTGCTGCATGGCCTGGAAGCCACCCTGCAGGCGGTGGCCACTGCCGCCTTGGTCAGCTAG
- the TMEM80 gene encoding transmembrane protein 80 isoform X2: MNRAERGASGEGPAAAGSAGLRAALNPRQRSSVPLQMLFCFSGAYYALYFLATLLLIAYKSQVFSYPHAYLALDLMLLFVMGVLEAARLYLGCTQGPADVTWRCSCQGQRSLCVGRGLCQAARLPRHHWPARPSAPERGTEPTWSVLRQVRCLPAHGGPGRS, encoded by the exons ATGAACCGGGCTGAACGGGGAGCCAGCGGGGAGGGGCCCGCAGCAGCAGGCTCGGCCGGCCTCCGAGCAGCCCTTAACCCGCGCCAGCGCTCCTCGGTGCCTCTGCAGATGCTCTTCTGCTTCAGCGGGGCGTATTACGCCCTGTACTTCCTGGCTACGCTGCTGCTGATCGCGTACAAAA GCCAGGTTTTCAGCTACCCGCATGCCTACCTGGCCCTCGACCTGATGCTGCTCTTCGTGATGGGCGTCCTGGAAGCAGCTCGGCTCTACCTCG GTTGCACACAGGGTCCTGCTGACGTGACCTGGAGATGCTCCTGCCAAGGACAGCGGTCGCTGTGTGTGGGCAGGGGCCTGTGCCAGGCAGCTCGTTTGCCCAGGCACCACTGGCCCGCGCGGCCGTCAGCACCGGAGAGGGGCACTGAGCCGACCTGGTCTGTGCTCAGGCAGGTGCGGTGCTTACCTGCACACGGGGGTCCTGGAAGGAGCTAG